The Candidatus Effluviviaceae Genus I sp. genomic interval CTGACCGGTGGAGCGTCGTCGCGGTCCCGGCGGGCCGCGTCCGGCGCGCCCTCGCGCGCGAGGTCGGCGACGCCCAGGAACTCCATGACCTCGATGCGCCCGAAGTCGCTCGCGACGGCGTCCACGAGCGCGAGCGCGGCCCGTCCGGCGGGGGTGCGCGCGAGCGGGCAGGGTGTCTCCACGTAGGGGCGCGCGCCCGCCTGCGTGAGTTCCTCGGCGAAGAGGTCCGAGTAGTCGCCCTGCGAGCGCAGGAGCACTCCCGCATCCTGGAACGAGAGCCCGCGCTCCTCGAGCACGCCGAGGAGCGTCCGCGCGTCCTCGCGGGCCTCGCGCGCCTCGCCGGGCGCGGAGATCGGGAGAGTGGCTGCGGCGGCGCTTCGTCCGGGACGCGCGCCGCCCGGGTCGCCGGCGCCGGGGAGCGGCACGTCTCGCCCCTCGCGCTCACCGACGTGCTCGCGCGGAAGGCCGAGCGACTCGAACCACTCGAGCGTGGGCCGGGCGTAGCGGAAGGCGGCGATGTCGGCCCAGGGGACGTAGACGCGCGTCTCCGTGGCCGCGCAGCACGCCGCGACGAGTCGCTTCTGGAGCGCGTTCAGGTCGTAGAAGCCGTACAGGAAGAGAGGGGGCAGCGGCGCGGCGCGGCCGCCCGCGCCCTTCGAGGCGAGCGCATCCGCGGCGGCCGTCATCATGTCACGCTCGTCGGCCCAGCCTTCCTTCTCGAGCAGCGCCTCGTAGAGCCGCCACACCCGCACGACCTCGGCGAGCTTGCTGGGGCGGCGCGGGCGCGCGAGCCCGGCGCGGACCGCCGCGGACTCAAGCGCGTCGGGGGTGTAGCACGCCTCCTTGAGATCTCCGATGGTCGAAAGGAGCGCCCGCGCGAAGCCGGGCCGGTCGGCGATGGGTTCGAAGTAGCCGCCCGCCGCGCCGCCCCCGTCCAGCACGCGCCGGAGCACGACCTCGTCGCCGCCGTCTGGGAGGAGCGCACGGCCGCCCGGCAGCGGCGTTGGAGCGTGTCGCGCCGCGAGGTCTTTGAGCGTCATGAAGCGGACGTTGGCGTGGCCGGCGGTCGGGGCGGTCGAGCCCGCCTCGTCGCGCGCGGCAGGGGCCGCGGCCGCGATCCGCTCCGCGAGGCGCCGCGACAGCCGGAGCCCGAGCAGGTTGGTCGGGACGACGACAAGCGCGGGCGCGCCCGGCTCGCGCCGGGCGTGCTCCGCGAGGCCAGAGAGCAGGGCATCTTCGAGCGCGGGATGGAACGCGCCCGTCAGGAGCGCGTCTCTTTCAGTCATCCGCCGTCGAGCATGACGTAGTCTTTGTCGATGAACCACTGGTCGGGCTTCGTGAGGTACATCAGCATGTCCTCGAGGAGCGTGAGGTGGTCCTGCTCCTCGCGGTAGAGGACGTTGAACAGGCGCCTCGCCTCATCGCTCTCGCACTCCCGGGCGTACTCGAAGTAGAGGGCCGAGACCCGCTTCTCGAGCTCGATGGCCTTCTCGTACGACTTCGCCGCGTCGAGGTCTCCCGATGGCTTCTCGGCCATCGCGCACTCGTAGATGGTCTTGATGCCCTTCGCGAGCGCTCCCTTGGTGGGGGAGTCGACGGCGACGGGGCCGCCCTTCCCGATGAGCGACTGCCCGAGCGCCTCGATGAGCCCGACGTGTCGCTCCTCTTCCTTCGCGAGGACCTCGAAGGCGGCTCTGGCGAGCTTGTGGCTCGTGCGCGCGGACGCCTGCGCGTAGAACGCCCCGCCGTCCTTCTCGGTCTTGAGCGCGAGACCCACGCGCTCCCGGTCGGTCATCCCACCGGCCATCGGACCTCCTTCGGCTGGCCGCGCCGCCCCTTCCGGCGGCCGGCTCTCGTTCGGCAATCCCTGATTCGCGCCATCAAAGCAGCGGACGGCCGGGCCATCATAGACGACCCGGCGGGCGAGTTCAAGGCCTTAGGCGCCCCGACGCGCTGCAGCCTCACGAAACGCTTGCCAAGCGGACGGGCCGGAGATAGATTCCGGCCCCGGAGCAGGCGACCGGACACCAGGAGGTCTCGCATGAGGGCATGGGTCGACGAGGACACCTGTACGGGGTGCGGGCTGTGCGCTGAGATCTGTCCCGGCGTGTTCGAGATGGACGGCGAGGTGGCGCGCGCCAAGCCCGGCGACATCGCGGAGGACGACGAGGAGTCGGCGGAGGAGGCGGCGGACAGCTGCCCCGTCGAAGCGATCAACATCGAGGACTGAGGCGTTCAGTCACGCGCATGGGGGCCGCGGCCGCTTCGGCCGGGGCCCTTCTCTTTCCCCGGGCGCCTCGGCGCCTTCGGGCTCTTCACCCTCCACGCGATCGCGCCCGCCGTCGCGCGCGCCGGGCAGAGCGCGGCCACCGCGCACCGGTCGCACGCCGGCTTCCTCGCCGCGCACGTCGCGCGACCGTGCCACGTCATGAGCAGCGAGAAGGCGGTCCACCCGCCTCTCGGCAGGAGCGCCGCGACGTCCCGCTCGATCCTCTCCGGATCGAACTCCTTGGTGAGGCGCATCCTCCGGGCCAGCCTGATGAAGTGCGTGTCCACGACGATCGCGGGCTTGCCGAACGCGTAGCCGAGGACGACGCCCGCGGTCTTCCTGCCGACGCCGCGGAGCGCCGTGAGTTCCTCCATCGTCGAAGGCACCTCGCCGCCGTGGTTCGCGACGATGTCCTGCGCGCTCTCCTTGAGGGCGCGCGCCTTGTTCCGGTAGAACCCGGTCGGCCGGACGATGCGCTCGAGGTCGGGCGCTCGCGCGGCGGCCAGCGCCTCAATGGACGGGTACTTCGCAAAGAGCCCCGGCGTGATCTCGTTGACCTTCCTGTCGGTGCACTGCGCCGCGAGGACGGTGCCGACGAGGAGCTCGATCGGGGAACGGTAGTTGAGCGGAACGCGCGCGTCCGGGTAGGCCTTCCTGAGCGCCGCGAGGATGCGCCGCGCGCGCCCCGCCTCCGGCGCCGATGCCGCCGCCGGGCTCATCGGCCGGCCGCGGCCTTCCTGCCCAGCGCGAAGCCGGCGAGGTTCATCTCGACCGTCTTCCTCGGGACGCTCGCCTGGATGGCGCGCTTCCACTCGTCGTCCGAGAAGTCGAGGAACGCCGCGAACGCCCCGAGCATGACCGTGTTGACGGCGCGGACGTTCCCGGCCTCCTTCGCGAGCGCGAGCGC includes:
- a CDS encoding ferritin family protein translates to MAGGMTDRERVGLALKTEKDGGAFYAQASARTSHKLARAAFEVLAKEEERHVGLIEALGQSLIGKGGPVAVDSPTKGALAKGIKTIYECAMAEKPSGDLDAAKSYEKAIELEKRVSALYFEYARECESDEARRLFNVLYREEQDHLTLLEDMLMYLTKPDQWFIDKDYVMLDGG
- a CDS encoding ferredoxin, which codes for MRAWVDEDTCTGCGLCAEICPGVFEMDGEVARAKPGDIAEDDEESAEEAADSCPVEAINIED
- the nth gene encoding endonuclease III, whose amino-acid sequence is MSPAAASAPEAGRARRILAALRKAYPDARVPLNYRSPIELLVGTVLAAQCTDRKVNEITPGLFAKYPSIEALAAARAPDLERIVRPTGFYRNKARALKESAQDIVANHGGEVPSTMEELTALRGVGRKTAGVVLGYAFGKPAIVVDTHFIRLARRMRLTKEFDPERIERDVAALLPRGGWTAFSLLMTWHGRATCAARKPACDRCAVAALCPARATAGAIAWRVKSPKAPRRPGKEKGPGRSGRGPHARD